One window from the genome of Oryza glaberrima chromosome 3, OglaRS2, whole genome shotgun sequence encodes:
- the LOC127766936 gene encoding uncharacterized protein LOC127766936: protein MGKKGKGRHRGRGGGGGGGGGGGGGGGGGVGGDRGGGGSGGGGPGMGRRGSDARAQQAAAAAAAISGIATRLGFVCTVNVGGGMPPQMEFLMACTDGDVARLKEVVDSMDEDDRESLATVRMEGYGPLFEAASSGKIDLCKYLVEELGFDVNAEASRDSGMTPLCCAVLDGQEITVKYFLDKGADPNKKDAEGFAPLHEAAKIGHVGIPRLLLSKGASVDVSSSEGTPLHVAASNGKSSIVQILLEHHANPNVMTPDCYTPLTAVLSATPEIVNESECLKCMKLLIKAGARYKLATPDTPLEIATRNDLTECVAYLLEISTVVKLSEHDKGSDGDRKSKLKLHGGKAFEEGDYAGAIIFYTEAMKLDPADATLYSNRSLCHLRSGAAQEALLDANDCIKLKPEWTKGYYRKGCAHMALKEYKEACTAFMAGTKLDPLSDEMQNAFWEAAKAMKNEYMAGRRVSSVD from the exons ATGGGGAAGAAGGGTAAGGGAAGgcaccgcggccgcggcggcggaggcggaggcgggggtggtggtggtggtggtggtggtggtggtgtgggtggggatcgcggcggtggagggagcggaggaggagggccgggaatggggcggcgcgggagcgatgcgCGTGcccagcaggcggcggcggcggcggcggcaatcaGCGGCATCGCCACCCGCCTCGGGTTCGTGTGCACCGTCA ATGTCGGCGGCGGGATGCCACCGCAGATGGAGTTCCTCATGGCGTGTACGGACGGCGACGTCGCGCGCCTCAAGG AGGTGGTTGATAGCATGGATGAGGATGATCGGGAATCGCTCGCCACTGTGAGGATGGAGGGGTATGGGCCACTATTTGAGGCAGCAAGCTCGGGAAAAATTGATCTCTGCAAATACTTGGTGGAGGAGCTCGGGTTCGATGTCAATGCTGAAGCTAGTCGTGATTCTG GTATGACGCCTTTGTGTTGCGCTGTGTTGGATGGACAAGAGATTACTGTGAAGTATTTTCTTGACAAAGGTGCTGATCCGAATAAGAAAGATGCAGAAGGCTTTGCTCCTCTTCATGAAGCCGCAAAAATAG GGCACGTTGGAATACCACGACTGTTGTTATCTAAAGGAGCTAGTGTTGATGTATCTTCTTCTGAAGGGACACCACTTCATGTTGCTGCCTCTAATGGAAAATCTAGCATTGTGCAGATTTTATTAGAGCACCATGCAAAT CCAAATGTGATGACGCCAGATTGTTATACACCACTGACCGCAGTTCTTTCTGCCACTCCTGAAATAGTGAATGAATCTGAGTGTTTGAAGTGCATGAAACTCCTTATCAAG GCTGGTGCTCGTTATAAACTTGCAACCCCTGATACTCCATTGGAGATAGCAACTAGAAATGACTTAACTGAGTGTGTTGCATACTTGTTGGAGATCAGCACTGTTGTTAAACTAAGTGAACAT GACAAAGGAAGTGATGGAGACAGAAAATCTAAGCTGAAATTACATGGTGGAAAAGCATTTGAGGAGGGTGACTATGCGGGTGCAATCATATTCTACACTGAG GCAATGAAACTTGATCCTGCAGATGCCACACTGTATTCAAACAGGAGCCTTTGCCATCTGAGAAGTGGTGCAGCGCAAGAGGCTTTGCTGGATGCTAATGATTGCATAAAACTCAAGCCTGAGTGGACTAAAGGTTACTATCGCAAAGGATGTGCCCACATGGCACTCAAg GAATACAAAGAAGCTTGTACTGCATTCATGGCTGGAACAAAGCTCGATCCTTTAAGCGATGAAATGCAGAATGCATTTTG GGAGGCAGCTAAAGCAATGAAGAATGAATATATGGCTGGAAGGCGCGTCAGCTCGGTTGATTAG
- the LOC127766935 gene encoding uncharacterized protein LOC127766935 gives MPRGRVPGGSTANFSAHLIAAQLGMQCRMGPAAAEQMRRVIASSDCDTGRVMRMFGAMEGGDSDSDSDDSAETEKVGPLHEAASAGKMDTCKHLVEQLGFDINAEASDDLGMTPLACAVSKGKAIAVRYFLDKGADPNKQDNIGFTPLHYATKEGYDGLARLLLSKGASVDVISSKGTALHLAASSWKSGIMKILLEHNADPNKVSADSETPLAATLIASDGLNEPAVLKCIKLLVKAGANLNRAIPDTPLVIATNKDFVECVEYLLEAGANANIPTNNGGKTPIEIAAKSGRRKLVEILFPCTLPIKGVSNWTVEGIITHVKSKKSKKKACAQDKESGTDKKAQLKSLGASAVQGKDYVGASKFYSEAIQLDPTDATLHSNRSFCYLKSGEAREALVDAKTCIGLKPDWPKGYYRKGAALMSLKEYKEACDAFMDGVKLDPASGEMHEAFWEAAAALKKKHLAGKTVSSFD, from the exons ATGCCGAGGGGGCGCGTGCCCGGCGGCTCGACCGCCAACTTCAGCGCCCACCTCATCGCGGCCCAGCTCGGGATGCAGTGCCGCATGG gtcccgcggcggcggagcagatgAGGCGCGTCATCGCGTCGTCGGACTGCGACACCGGCCGCGTCATGA GGATGTTTGGTGCCATGGAAGGTGGCGACAGTGATTCTGATTCTGATGACTCTGCGGAGACGGAGAAAGTTGGGCCACTGCATGAGGCAGCAAGCGCAGGGAAAATGGATACTTGCAAACATTTGGTGGAGCAGCTTGGGTTTGACATCAATGCTGAAGCAAGTGATGATTTGG GTATGACACCTTTGGCTTGTGCGGTGTCCAAGGGAAAAGCAATTGCTGTGAGGTATTTTCTTGACAAAGGTGCTGATCCAAATAAGCAAGACAACATCGGTTTTACTCCTCTGCACTATGCTACAAAAGAAG gGTATGATGGACTGGCACGACTACTGCTGTCTAAAGGGGCTAGTGTTGATGTTATTTCTTCTAAAGGCACAGCCCTGCATCTTGCTGCCTCCAGTTGGAAGTCTGGCATCATGAAGATTCTATTGGAGCACAATGCAGAT CCAAACAAGGTCTCCGCAGATTCAGAGACACCATTAGCTGCAACACTTATTGCTTCTGATGGACTGAATGAACCTGCTGTGCTGAAGTGCATAAAGCTTCTTGTTAAG GCTGGTGCTAATTTGAACCGCGCTATTCCTGATACACCACTGGTGATAGCAACTAACAAAGACTTTGTTGAATGTGTTGAGTACTTGTTGGAGGCTGGTGCAAACGCCAATATTCCAACTAATAAC GGTGGTAAGACACCAATAGAAATAGCCGCGAAGTCTGGAAGAAGGAAGCTTGTGGAGATTCTATTTCCTTGCACGTTGCCAATTAAAGGTGTGTCAAACTGGACTGTTGAAGGAATCATCACCCATGTGAAAtcaaaaaaatcaaagaagaaagcATGCGCTCAG GATAAGGAAAGTGGTACAGACAAAAAGGCTCAGTTGAAATCATTGGGTGCAAGTGCAGTTCAGGGGAAGGACTATGTTGGTGCATCCAAATTCTACAGTGAG GCCATCCAACTGGATCCTACCGATGCAACATTGCATTCAAATAGGAGCTTTTGCTACCTAAAAAGTGGTGAAGCACGGGAAGCTTTGGTTGATGCTAAGACTTGCATAGGACTGAAACCAGATTGGCCAAAAGGTTACTATCGGAAAGGAGCTGCCCTGATGTCGCTCAAG GAATACAAAGAAGCGTGTGATGCATTCATGGATGGAGTGAAACTGGATCCTGCAAGTGGGGAGATGCATGAAGCATTTTG GGAGGCAGCCGCGGCATTGAAGAAGAAACATTTGGCTGGGAAGACTGTCAGCTCATTTGATTAG
- the LOC127766369 gene encoding uncharacterized protein LOC127766369, whose protein sequence is MALKIYSTHSRCRYPTFPPPRRNLSIPPLPLLPLHFHLPPSPRSHRLQRRRAATPRNGSAAVAAAAGGGQQVGVPLLAHLPHVRSVRPASPPPHQTLVGSLASYFACLVSNGVAAAASVLLLSLLLPPWSGGSRESAFLKAVAEGNVRRLKEMVNRMGAKDRAKLADMNIDVIGLLEVAADLGKIDVIRYFVEELGFDVNAGCLSAGATALCSAALLGEADAVRYLLDHGADPNKIDETGSVALHRAVKNGYEEVVRLLLSSGARVDIAVAHGTPLHIAVSYGKTGVVKILLDHHADPNNTSGVWGTPILTALHSTKHGLDESDCLECIRLLVKAGADVNYTYPNTPLVVSTTAGLTDCIKYLLEVHADPNIPDKQSGLTPIEIAASVGRRDHVEILFPFTSPVRAVTNWTVEGIIAHGKSRRLIPKDESCSKVSDRKAELKSQGEKAVKRKDYLAASKIYTKGGS, encoded by the exons ATGGCGCTAAAGATTTATA GCACACACAGCAGGTGCCGCTATCCCACGTTCCCGCCCCCTCGCCGAAATCTCTCGATTCCGCCTCTTCCGCTTCTTCCCCTCCACTTCCATCTTCCTCCTTCCCCTCGAAGCCATCGGCTacaacgccgccgcgccgccaccccacGGAATGGAtcggccgccgtggcggcggccgccggaggaggTCAGCAAGTCGGCGTTCCTCTCCTGGCTCACCTACCGCATGTTCGGTCAGTTCGTCCCGCATCCCCGCCGCCTCATCAAACCCTAGTTGGTTCGTTAGCTAGTTATTTTGCCTGCTTGGTCTCTAAtggcgttgctgctgctgcttcggtTCTTCTTCTtagtctcctcctccctccatgGAGCGGCGGATCGAGGGAGAGCGCGTTCCTGAAGGCCGTGGCGGAGGGAAATGTCCGCCGCCTCAAGG AGATGGTGAATAGAATGGGCGCGAAGGACAGGGCAAAGCTTGCTGATATGAATATAGATGTCATTGGGTTACTGGAAGTGGCAGCGGACCTGGGAAAAATTGATGTCATCAGGTACTTCGTAGAGGAGCTTGGCTTTGATGTCAATGCTGGTTGCCTCTCCGCTG GTGCAACAGCTTTGTGTTCTGCCGCATTGTTGGGAGAAGCTGATGCTGTGAGATATCTTCTTGACCATGGGGCTGATCCTAATAAGATAGATGAGACAGGCTCTGTTGCTCTTCATCGTGCTGTGAAAAATG GGTATGAAGAAGTAGTGCGTCTCTTGTTATCCAGTGGAGCCAGGGTTGATATAGCTGTTGCTCATGGGACACCACTACATATCGCTGTTTCCTATGGGAAGACTGGTGTTGTCAAGATTTTATTGGATCACCATGCAGAT CCAAACAACACTTCAGGAGTTTGGGGTACCCCTATACTTACGGCTCTTCATTCTACTAAACATGGATTGGATGAATCTGATTGTTTGGAATGTATAAGGCTGCTTGTCAAG GCTGGTGCTGATGTGAATTATACTTATCCAAACACTCCCTTGGTGGTGTCCACGACAGCTGGCTTAACTGACTGTATCAAGTACTTGCTTGAGGTTCATGCAGATCCTAACATTCCAGATAAACAG AGCGGACTTACACCTATAGAAATTGCTGCAAGTGTTGGAAGAAGAGATCATGTGGAGATTCTATTTCCTTTCACTTCCCCTGTCAGAGCAGTAACAAACTGGACAGTTGAAGGAATTATTGCTCATGGGAAATCGAGACGCTTGATTCCCAAG